A genomic segment from Pirellulales bacterium encodes:
- the cysK gene encoding cysteine synthase A, which translates to MATATALTPAGIKQDITRCVGNTPLVKLRRLTAGCGATVVAKLENLNPLWSVKDRIGRAMIDAAERDGKINKDTVIIEPTSGNTGIGLAFVCAARGYKLVVTLPESMSLERRRMLRALGAELVLTPAAEGMPGAIRKAEELIAQNKNYFMPQQFKNPANPEVHRKTTAEEIWKDTDGQVDIVVSGVGTGGTITGVGEVLKKRKSGVKMIAVEPVNSPVITQRRKGEPLKPGRHTIQGLGAGFIPDVLNVDIIDDVIQVQDEDAAETTRQLAKQEGLMCGISSGAAAWAAIELAKRPENKGKLIVVVLPDLGERYLSTKLFPE; encoded by the coding sequence ATGGCCACTGCCACTGCATTGACTCCCGCCGGCATCAAGCAAGATATTACCCGTTGCGTCGGCAATACTCCGTTGGTCAAGCTGCGCCGGCTGACGGCAGGTTGCGGAGCCACGGTGGTTGCCAAGCTGGAAAACCTCAACCCATTGTGGAGCGTGAAAGACCGCATCGGCCGGGCAATGATCGACGCCGCAGAGCGCGATGGCAAAATCAACAAAGACACCGTGATCATCGAGCCCACGAGCGGCAACACCGGCATCGGCCTGGCGTTTGTGTGCGCAGCCCGGGGTTATAAATTGGTGGTTACTCTTCCGGAGAGCATGAGCTTGGAACGCCGCCGAATGCTGCGAGCGCTGGGCGCGGAATTGGTGCTCACCCCGGCTGCCGAAGGAATGCCGGGCGCCATTCGCAAGGCGGAAGAGTTGATCGCTCAAAACAAAAACTACTTCATGCCGCAGCAATTCAAGAACCCGGCCAATCCGGAAGTGCATCGCAAAACCACGGCCGAGGAAATTTGGAAAGATACTGACGGCCAGGTCGATATTGTGGTCAGCGGCGTGGGCACCGGCGGCACCATTACCGGCGTGGGCGAAGTGCTGAAGAAACGAAAGTCGGGCGTGAAAATGATTGCGGTCGAGCCGGTCAACAGCCCCGTAATTACCCAGCGTCGCAAAGGCGAACCGCTGAAGCCAGGTCGGCACACCATTCAAGGGTTGGGCGCCGGGTTCATTCCCGACGTGCTGAATGTCGACATTATCGATGATGTGATTCAAGTCCAGGACGAAGACGCCGCGGAAACAACCCGCCAACTTGCCAAGCAGGAAGGCCTGATGTGCGGCATTAGCTCCGGCGCCGCCGCCTGGGCTGCTATTGAATTGGCCAAACGCCCGGAAAACAAAGGCAAACTGATTGTCGTCGTCCTGCCCGACCTGGGCGAACGGTATCTCTCCACAAAATTGTTTCCGGAATGA